TGGcaccttgaaaaaaaatttttctcagaacttTTGTACGAATTGAAATACGTTTCTTGGGAATTCTAAGAGTCTATGTATGAGAAATTTCAGAAATCTTGGAAAACTTAGAATAtttcgtatataaaaaattttggaaaagatgtaaaaaattttcttaaccaTTCTGAAAAGTGTCCCAATTTGTATATAAACGtggaatatattaaaattctaaaaatttgccTCGCCATCCACAATCGCACAATCGCAAAACCGATCATCGAGATATTTATAAGCacactttaataaaatatatttgcgaaCCATAAACAGAGTATATTTGTCATAAAAGATATTTGTagtttatagaataaatatataaatatacatgcaaaatatattaataattaaaattaggaaataatgaGCTTAAGAGTCACGCAGAATGTTGAATAAATAAGTCCAACATGAATCCACGATAATGAAAACGTTTCGatctttaatgacggtcttcctcagtatGTAAATTGTAACACAGGCTATAAAACAAAACACATATAAAAATCGCactatattaattacaatataaatttatcaaattatattaataattcacaGAAAATCTCCAAATATAATCGCAGAGAGAAATTTCGCGCGTTCAAAATTTGCATGTGAAATTTGAAAAAGTCTGAGATTTGCGAGATTAGTACGAAGAAGAGGATGCACCTGGCGGCCCCTCGTGTCCCCCGCGACTGCGTCCGTCCCTGACAATCGCGAGACTCGCACGAGTGAGAGAGTGCGAGAGCTGCCGAGAGACCGTGAGACTGAGGAGCATCGAGGAGGCGACAGACGCATTCGCGAGCGATGGGGTTCGACGTGGGCCGCTTCCAGAGCGACGTGGACGAGGAGCTCGTGTGCCCGATATGCTCTGGCGTACTCGAGGATCCCGTTCAGGTAAGGCATACGTCGCGCTCGACCCCGCGACCCACACCCCCGTGTTCCACCTAACCTCCATTGCTCGCGGTCGTTGTTGTCCAAGAAATCTCCTCGAATCCGAGAAGGGAAGAGTGGGCGAATTTATGCGCCAAGTATTTTAGTTTTCAAGGGGATTGAGACAAGATCGAGAAGAAGTCTGGATTTTTTCGCGCGGCTCTCGCGACGAGAGGACCGCGTCGACTCGTCTTCGCGACCGAGAGATTGATCAAGGATCCTGACGACGAGATTTTCTTTGATTTTGCACGCCGGAAGGCAGCGGAGAGCTCTCGAACGCGTAGCGCTTGGCGCATCGCTACATTTTCCGTGGCTTCCCATCGTTCTTGTCTCCGTTGCGTCGTTCGCTTCGAAATGAAGGCGAACGAAGCCGCGCATTCGCTAATATAGGTTAACTGACTTGTCGCTTTTAGTGTTGACGCTATTGCCTTTGTTATCATTTTTGTTTACCAATCGACAAGCTTGTACTTCCTTGTGCAAGCTTTATATAAACCATTGTCTTATCTTTTACATGTACTTTCAGCATTTTCCATAATTCCATCTGTAAATAGTTTTCGTACATGTTCCAACTTGAAGTATTCCTTCATATTGTTTCCGTACCTAAAACTTTCCATTATTTCATCCTCGGAGGATACGAATTTGTTTGTGTCTCATTAAAGATAGCATGTACCTATACaaacctttgtatttataaaattgtggcAGCTTATGGACTTGCAGGTGAGCAATGTGTTACAGGCACCAGTGTGCGAACACGCTTTCTGTCGCACCTGCATCAACGAATGGATAAATCGTCAGCCTACATGTCCCCTGGACCGTACACCCATCACATCCACTCAGCTTAGAGCGGTCCCCAGAATTCTGAGGAATCTGTTGGCCCGCTTGTGCATCAAGTGCGACAACATCATGTACGGCTGCACCGTGGTTGTCAAACTGGACTGTCTGGCTATGCATCTCGAGCAATGCGAGTACAATCCGAAGAGACCGATGCAGTGCGAGCAGGGTTGCAGCTTGATCATCCCCAAGAATGAGCTCAAGGATCACAACTGCGTGCGCGAACTTCGCAATCTGATATCGCAGCAGCAGCAAAAACTGAATGACATGAAGCGCGAACTCGACGAGCAGCAGTTGCAGATCAACGAGCAAAAACGCGAGATCCATCTGCTGAAAGACTTTATGCGCGCGCTCAGAGTGTCGAATCCGGCGATGCGCGCGATCGCCGATCAGATGGAGCGGGATGACGTTGTCAGATGGTCCGCGTCTCTGCCACGCGCTAGGGTTACCCGATGGGGCGGGATGATCTCCACACCCGACGAGTTGCTACAGGTGCGAATTATTAATAGCGATTAATTAATGTATCATTTGCTAATTGATTTTGGCCTCATTGTACTCATCCTGAAATCGCATCTTTTATGTTTGCAGACAATGATCAAAAGAACTCTGTCGGAATACAATTGTCCTCCTCACGTGATTGACGAGTTAATGGAGAACTGCCACGAGAGAAAATGGCCACCAGGTCTAAATTCTCTTGAGACCAGACAGAACTCTCGACGACAATATGACAACTACGTGTGTAAAAGAGTGCCTGGTAAACAAGCGGTGCTGGTCCTCCACTGTGATAATATGCACATGCCGGAGGATATGATGGTTGAGCCTGGGTTAGTGATGATCTTTGCGCACGGTATCGAATAGGATCATCGgacaattgtttataaatatgatTGTTAATTGATCATGGATCCAGAAGCACTGATGTCACGTCACAGAGGGAGCGAATTCGCTCAGTTATCATTTGCGAATTGATACAAGTCGCTCTGGATCTTTGTAGAATTAATACGAGAATCATCATCTGATCGTCGTCAAGTTTTACTCGGAAAATTCCTTCACCAGGATACTTGCACGTTTACGGCTGAAGCCCTGAGATTGCAAGATTGTCCTTGATGCGAATTTATTCCGAAGATAAATCGAAGCCGTCGAGCATATGAAAACGCGATATAATGTTGCACACTGTCGCTCTTGTGATACGCGATTCTAGAGGCGCGATTGTCGCGTACTGGATCGATTGGGA
The Solenopsis invicta isolate M01_SB chromosome 16, UNIL_Sinv_3.0, whole genome shotgun sequence genome window above contains:
- the LOC105204863 gene encoding E3 ubiquitin-protein ligase NRDP1 isoform X1, whose amino-acid sequence is MGFDVGRFQSDVDEELVCPICSGVLEDPVQLMDLQVSNVLQAPVCEHAFCRTCINEWINRQPTCPLDRTPITSTQLRAVPRILRNLLARLCIKCDNIMYGCTVVVKLDCLAMHLEQCEYNPKRPMQCEQGCSLIIPKNELKDHNCVRELRNLISQQQQKLNDMKRELDEQQLQINEQKREIHLLKDFMRALRVSNPAMRAIADQMERDDVVRWSASLPRARVTRWGGMISTPDELLQTMIKRTLSEYNCPPHVIDELMENCHERKWPPGLNSLETRQNSRRQYDNYVCKRVPGKQAVLVLHCDNMHMPEDMMVEPGLVMIFAHGIE
- the LOC105204863 gene encoding E3 ubiquitin-protein ligase NRDP1 isoform X3 — translated: MGFDVGRFQSDVDEELVCPICSGVLEDPVQAPVCEHAFCRTCINEWINRQPTCPLDRTPITSTQLRAVPRILRNLLARLCIKCDNIMYGCTVVVKLDCLAMHLEQCEYNPKRPMQCEQGCSLIIPKNELKDHNCVRELRNLISQQQQKLNDMKRELDEQQLQINEQKREIHLLKDFMRALRVSNPAMRAIADQMERDDVVRWSASLPRARVTRWGGMISTPDELLQTMIKRTLSEYNCPPHVIDELMENCHERKWPPGLNSLETRQNSRRQYDNYVCKRVPGKQAVLVLHCDNMHMPEDMMVEPGLVMIFAHGIE
- the LOC105204863 gene encoding E3 ubiquitin-protein ligase NRDP1 isoform X2, with translation MGFDVGRFQSDVDEELVCPICSGVLEDPVQVSNVLQAPVCEHAFCRTCINEWINRQPTCPLDRTPITSTQLRAVPRILRNLLARLCIKCDNIMYGCTVVVKLDCLAMHLEQCEYNPKRPMQCEQGCSLIIPKNELKDHNCVRELRNLISQQQQKLNDMKRELDEQQLQINEQKREIHLLKDFMRALRVSNPAMRAIADQMERDDVVRWSASLPRARVTRWGGMISTPDELLQTMIKRTLSEYNCPPHVIDELMENCHERKWPPGLNSLETRQNSRRQYDNYVCKRVPGKQAVLVLHCDNMHMPEDMMVEPGLVMIFAHGIE